In one window of Paracoccus saliphilus DNA:
- a CDS encoding Hint domain-containing protein, protein MAVSKTTGGTTTEYASDEETHTGNVVGDGTDESFIVDANSTVTGALLTSVGNDSVLLDSGGTIDLYINAAGQAAQSNTVEIYNNTVTGITPQQTTLGQYVISGGGDDTIIIDGSGYTGTEEYAISVGESLASGTAVAGGAGNDSITITDGVILGQGIDHGLGSDTVSVGPDVMVDGNIQAGGDNLDDLITVAEGATVTGTILLNSGNDTIDLAGEIGSGLTSNQISAGAGDNDITIASSAVVDTGRINMGTGTTGSTLTIEDGAQTTLNNGGFTGGAIQAGGLDDTIYLGGTYDSDWALDINTGTGSDNVILGSDFSAINTGANSVFEIAGQGNSLTTETDTLDIGAISGRIVSHDIDPDNAENGTITLDDGSVIQYTEIEELVVCFAGGTMLETASGPVPVEELQVDDMVHTRDNGLQPIRWIGSRKLSMAGLQASPNLRPIRIQAGAIGKDIPESDLTVSPQHRVLVRSKIAQRMFSTDEVLVAAKHLLELNGIQIAEDVTEVEYFHILFDRHEVVFSNGAETESLHTGPQALKSLNAAAREEIFTLFPELREKSSEDCRPSARILISGRQGRKLAMRHNKNSRELVF, encoded by the coding sequence ATGGCTGTTAGCAAGACAACCGGCGGCACAACCACCGAATATGCCTCTGATGAGGAGACCCACACCGGAAATGTTGTTGGCGATGGGACAGACGAAAGCTTCATCGTAGATGCCAACAGCACGGTAACTGGTGCACTGCTTACAAGCGTAGGCAACGATTCGGTGCTCTTGGATTCCGGCGGCACTATTGATCTTTACATCAACGCTGCGGGGCAAGCCGCGCAAAGCAATACAGTTGAAATATACAACAATACTGTAACCGGCATTACCCCGCAGCAGACCACGCTCGGGCAATATGTGATTTCCGGTGGCGGTGACGACACCATTATCATCGACGGGTCCGGCTATACCGGCACCGAGGAATACGCGATCTCGGTCGGCGAGTCTCTAGCCTCAGGGACAGCTGTCGCCGGGGGAGCCGGTAACGACAGCATTACCATAACAGACGGCGTCATTCTGGGTCAGGGTATCGACCATGGATTAGGATCGGATACTGTATCCGTCGGTCCTGACGTGATGGTCGATGGCAACATCCAAGCTGGCGGCGACAATCTTGACGATCTGATTACGGTCGCTGAGGGCGCAACGGTCACCGGAACGATACTGCTGAACAGCGGAAACGACACCATCGACCTTGCCGGTGAGATTGGCAGTGGCCTGACCTCCAACCAGATCTCAGCGGGCGCCGGCGATAACGATATTACAATCGCCTCGTCCGCGGTGGTGGATACCGGGCGGATCAACATGGGGACGGGAACGACGGGTTCCACGCTGACTATCGAAGATGGCGCCCAGACGACACTGAATAATGGGGGCTTTACCGGCGGCGCCATTCAGGCAGGCGGGCTGGACGATACGATCTATCTCGGCGGAACCTACGACAGTGATTGGGCTCTCGATATAAACACCGGGACCGGTTCGGATAACGTCATACTTGGCTCTGATTTCTCGGCCATCAATACCGGTGCGAATTCGGTTTTCGAAATCGCTGGCCAGGGTAACTCCCTGACGACCGAGACTGATACGCTGGATATCGGCGCCATTTCCGGACGAATTGTCAGCCATGATATCGATCCCGACAATGCGGAAAACGGAACCATCACGCTGGATGACGGCTCGGTTATACAGTATACGGAAATCGAGGAGCTAGTCGTTTGCTTCGCGGGCGGAACGATGCTCGAAACGGCTTCTGGGCCTGTTCCTGTCGAAGAGTTGCAGGTGGATGATATGGTCCATACGCGCGACAATGGTTTGCAGCCGATACGGTGGATAGGATCGCGGAAACTGTCCATGGCGGGACTACAGGCATCACCCAACCTTCGTCCAATCCGGATTCAGGCCGGAGCGATCGGGAAAGACATTCCTGAAAGCGATTTGACGGTATCGCCGCAACACCGGGTACTGGTACGTTCGAAAATCGCGCAGCGGATGTTTAGCACCGATGAGGTTCTGGTTGCGGCCAAGCATCTGCTGGAACTGAACGGTATCCAGATCGCTGAAGACGTCACGGAAGTGGAATATTTCCATATCCTTTTCGACCGGCACGAGGTGGTTTTCTCGAATGGCGCGGAAACTGAAAGTCTTCACACCGGGCCGCAAGCCCTGAAATCACTCAATGCAGCTGCGCGCGAAGAGATCTTCACACTTTTCCCCGAGTTACGGGAAAAATCGTCGGAAGATTGCCGCCCATCGGCAAGGATTCTGATCTCAGGCCGCCAAGGTAGAAAGCTCGCGATGCGGCACAATAAAAACAGCCGTGAGCTAGTGTTCTGA
- a CDS encoding MATE family efflux transporter — protein sequence MHARYRPHITATLSLGLPLIGSHLARMAIEVSDTVMMGWYGVEELAALVIATSFFIILFFLGMGFGTGVMGLIATAIARGDEPEVRRAARMALWLSGLFSLACMPLMWFAEPILLALGQTSAISAMAQDYLRIAGWGLLPMLAGLTLNSYLAALERTQVVMWVTLAGLPMNVALNWVLIFGNLGSPELGVQGAAIATLTVLTAQLVMLVGYAAWLPLARKYHLFQRFWRPDWQAFFAVARLGWPIGLTMLAEGGLFVATNIMVGWIGTPQLAAHGIALQVTSITFMAHLGLSNAATVRIGQAKGRGDRVWMRDAAVTVTTLSMSVAVLAIAIYLIFPETLVSFYLDPADPQAPAIIAIGAGLLFYAALFQFTDALQVVALGLLRGVHDTRVPMLIAGFSYWVIGMPVAYGLAFVVGIGAPGLWLGLVFGLSCAAVLLLLRFWRGHAQGDWTRTQSAV from the coding sequence ATGCATGCCCGTTATCGCCCGCATATTACCGCGACGCTGTCGCTTGGACTGCCGTTGATCGGCAGTCACCTGGCACGCATGGCCATCGAGGTCAGCGATACTGTGATGATGGGCTGGTATGGGGTCGAGGAACTGGCCGCGCTGGTCATCGCGACCTCTTTCTTTATCATCCTGTTTTTCCTCGGAATGGGATTCGGAACCGGTGTGATGGGGCTGATCGCCACCGCCATCGCCCGCGGGGACGAACCCGAGGTGCGCCGTGCCGCCCGCATGGCCCTGTGGTTGTCGGGACTGTTCTCGCTGGCTTGCATGCCGCTGATGTGGTTTGCCGAGCCGATCCTCCTGGCACTGGGGCAAACGTCCGCAATCTCGGCCATGGCGCAGGATTATCTCCGGATTGCCGGTTGGGGATTGCTGCCGATGCTTGCCGGGCTGACGCTGAATTCCTATCTGGCTGCGCTCGAGCGGACGCAGGTGGTGATGTGGGTCACGCTTGCCGGGCTGCCCATGAATGTTGCGCTGAACTGGGTGCTGATCTTCGGTAATCTCGGATCTCCCGAGCTTGGGGTGCAAGGGGCCGCCATCGCGACGCTGACCGTGCTGACGGCACAGCTCGTCATGCTGGTGGGCTATGCAGCTTGGTTACCTCTGGCGCGGAAATATCATCTGTTCCAGCGTTTCTGGCGTCCCGACTGGCAGGCATTTTTCGCGGTGGCCCGGCTTGGCTGGCCCATCGGCCTGACCATGCTGGCCGAGGGTGGGCTGTTCGTGGCGACCAATATCATGGTGGGCTGGATTGGCACACCGCAATTGGCGGCGCACGGGATCGCATTGCAGGTCACCTCGATCACCTTCATGGCGCATCTGGGCCTGTCCAATGCCGCCACGGTGCGGATCGGGCAGGCCAAGGGACGCGGTGACCGGGTTTGGATGCGCGATGCGGCGGTGACCGTAACGACGCTGTCGATGAGTGTTGCGGTGCTGGCCATCGCCATCTACCTGATCTTCCCCGAAACGCTGGTCAGCTTCTATCTCGACCCGGCCGATCCACAGGCGCCTGCCATTATTGCGATCGGGGCCGGGCTGTTATTCTATGCCGCCCTGTTCCAGTTCACCGATGCTTTGCAGGTGGTGGCATTGGGATTGTTGCGTGGGGTGCACGATACGCGGGTGCCGATGTTGATCGCCGGTTTCAGCTATTGGGTGATCGGGATGCCGGTCGCCTATGGGTTGGCCTTTGTCGTGGGCATCGGCGCGCCGGGGCTTTGGTTGGGGCTTGTCTTCGGCCTGTCCTGTGCTGCCGTCCTGTTGCTGCTGCGCTTCTGGCGCGGCCATGCTCAGGGGGACTGGACCCGTACGCAATCCGCAGTCTAA
- a CDS encoding Lrp/AsnC family transcriptional regulator has protein sequence MRPVFVQFRCEPGKTYEVAEAIYDRELVSELYSTSGDYDLMAKVYIPEEEDVGRYLSERLFDIPHISRTLTTMTFRAF, from the coding sequence ATGCGTCCCGTATTCGTTCAGTTCCGCTGCGAGCCCGGCAAGACCTATGAGGTCGCCGAGGCCATCTATGACCGCGAACTTGTCAGCGAGCTTTACTCGACCTCGGGAGATTACGATCTGATGGCAAAGGTCTATATCCCCGAAGAAGAGGATGTCGGCCGCTACTTGTCCGAGCGTCTGTTCGATATCCCCCATATCAGCCGCACGCTGACAACGATGACCTTTCGCGCCTTCTGA
- a CDS encoding pyridoxal phosphate-dependent aminotransferase, which translates to MKIPHFAPIPAGLPATVPFVGPETLQRRRGRPFAARLGANESGFGPSPKAVEAMREAAAGIWQYGDSTSHDLMQALSAHLDIPAANIVVGEGGDGLLGLLVRLMITPGEAVVTSDGAYPTFNYHVAGFGGVLHKVPYRDDREDLEALITRAHQVGARLVYLSNPDNPMGSWHDGPAIEAFLDQLPKGALLLLDEAYIEFAPAEAIPRIAADDPRVIRMRTFSKAYGMAGARIGYAMGHPDLIAGFERIRNHFGVNRIAQAGALAALADRDWLIHVQREVIAARDGIARIATDNGMTALPSATNFVAVDAGRDGGFARALVDRLEEEGVFIRMPGVAPLNRCIRISCAPAAELDILAEALPRALDDLRTL; encoded by the coding sequence ATGAAGATACCGCATTTCGCTCCGATCCCCGCCGGCCTGCCCGCCACTGTTCCCTTTGTCGGTCCTGAAACGCTGCAACGTCGGCGGGGGCGCCCATTCGCGGCCCGGCTTGGCGCGAATGAGAGTGGTTTCGGTCCCAGCCCCAAGGCCGTCGAGGCGATGCGTGAAGCTGCGGCCGGGATCTGGCAATATGGCGATTCAACCAGTCATGATCTGATGCAGGCGCTATCGGCGCATCTGGACATTCCCGCTGCCAATATCGTCGTCGGCGAGGGGGGCGACGGCCTTCTGGGTCTGCTGGTTCGGCTGATGATCACGCCAGGAGAGGCCGTGGTGACCTCGGACGGGGCCTATCCGACCTTCAATTACCATGTCGCGGGATTTGGTGGCGTTTTGCACAAGGTTCCTTATCGCGACGATCGCGAGGATCTGGAGGCATTGATCACCCGTGCGCATCAGGTCGGTGCACGGCTGGTTTATCTCTCGAACCCGGACAATCCGATGGGAAGCTGGCATGACGGCCCCGCGATAGAGGCGTTTCTGGATCAACTTCCCAAAGGCGCGCTGCTGCTTCTGGACGAGGCCTATATCGAATTCGCCCCTGCAGAGGCGATCCCCCGAATCGCCGCCGATGATCCCCGAGTTATCCGGATGCGTACCTTTTCCAAAGCTTACGGGATGGCGGGCGCGCGGATCGGATATGCCATGGGTCATCCCGATCTGATCGCGGGCTTCGAGCGCATCCGCAACCATTTCGGCGTGAACCGAATCGCGCAGGCCGGTGCCCTGGCTGCATTAGCCGATCGGGACTGGCTTATTCATGTCCAGCGCGAAGTCATCGCTGCCCGTGACGGTATCGCCCGGATCGCGACAGATAACGGTATGACCGCACTACCTTCTGCCACCAATTTCGTCGCTGTCGATGCCGGGCGAGATGGCGGCTTTGCTCGCGCCCTTGTCGACAGGTTGGAGGAAGAGGGGGTCTTTATCCGCATGCCGGGCGTCGCGCCGTTGAATCGTTGTATTCGCATCAGTTGCGCTCCGGCCGCAGAGCTCGACATATTGGCAGAGGCGTTGCCGCGCGCGCTTGACGATCTGAGGACGCTCTGA
- a CDS encoding valine--tRNA ligase: MSMEKSFDAKAAEARISAEWEKAGAFAAGANASRDETFTVMIPPPNVTGSLHIGHAFNNTLQDILVRWHRMRGFDTLWQPGQDHAGIATQMVVERQMMERQEPSRQEIGRDAFVEKIWTWKQESGGTIINQLRRLGASLDWSRNAFTMSGAPSAPAGEEGNFHDAVIRVFVELYNKGIIYRGKRLVNWDPRFETAISDLEVENREVPGHMWHFKYPLAGGETYEYVERDEDGNVTLRETRDYISIATTRPETMLGDGAVAVHPDDPRYAPIIGKLCEIPVGPKEHRRQIPIIADEYPDPDFGSGAVKITGAHDFNDYGVAIRNGIPLYALMDTRGAMRADGLPYEESAAIATRAAKGEDVGDVSAVNLVPEELNGKKLRGLDRKDARELVVKVITEEGLAVTDAEGAPFVENKKIMQPFGDRSGVVIEPMLTDQWFVDTKKIVQPAIDAVREGRTKILPEQHQKVYFHWLENIEPWTISRQLWWGHQIPVWYGPDGKEFCAPNADEAIRLAKAHYGNDVEIVVTDDAIEQAGARTEPFQLISTEGGGSTPERLTKLSISRDPDVLDTWFSSGLWPIGTLGWPEDTEALRKYFPTDVLVTGFDIIFFWVARMMMMQLAIVEKEPFHTVYVHGLVRDEKGAKMSKSKGNVIDPLTLIDEYGADALRMTLTSMAAMGRDPKLGPRHVEGFRNFVTKIWNATRFAEMNEVRGGGDRPDPRHTVNRWIIGETARIRMATDEALASYRFNDAANGLYSFVWGKVCDWYVEFSKPLFDGEHADETRATMGWVLDQCYLMLHPIMPFVTEELWSLTGERDDMLAHGDWPEYGAGLIDTDADREINWVISLIEEIRSARAQMGVPAGARLDLVVTEADATTRAALTANAPLIQRLARVNAPQDGVAGKGMIAVAAQGASFALPIGDVIDAAAETARLEKSLAKSGKDADGLRRRLGNPKFVQNADADVIEETRGKLATLDDDIARLRAALVQLEAMR, translated from the coding sequence ATGAGCATGGAAAAGAGTTTTGACGCCAAGGCCGCCGAGGCCCGCATCAGCGCCGAATGGGAAAAAGCAGGCGCCTTCGCCGCCGGGGCCAATGCCTCGCGCGACGAGACATTTACCGTGATGATCCCGCCGCCCAACGTGACCGGCAGCCTGCATATCGGCCACGCTTTCAACAACACCCTGCAGGACATCCTTGTGCGCTGGCACCGGATGCGCGGCTTCGACACGCTCTGGCAGCCGGGGCAGGACCACGCCGGCATCGCGACGCAGATGGTCGTCGAACGGCAAATGATGGAACGGCAGGAACCGTCCCGGCAAGAGATCGGGCGCGACGCCTTCGTCGAGAAGATCTGGACCTGGAAGCAGGAATCCGGCGGAACGATCATAAATCAGCTACGTCGCCTCGGCGCGTCGCTGGACTGGTCGCGCAACGCCTTTACCATGTCCGGCGCTCCAAGCGCCCCCGCAGGGGAAGAGGGCAATTTCCATGACGCGGTGATCCGGGTCTTCGTGGAGCTCTACAACAAGGGCATCATCTATCGCGGCAAGCGGTTGGTGAACTGGGACCCGCGCTTCGAGACCGCGATCAGCGATCTGGAAGTCGAGAACCGCGAGGTTCCCGGCCATATGTGGCATTTCAAGTACCCGCTGGCAGGCGGTGAAACCTATGAGTATGTCGAACGGGACGAGGACGGCAACGTCACCCTGCGCGAGACCCGCGACTATATCTCCATCGCCACCACCCGCCCGGAAACCATGCTGGGCGATGGCGCGGTCGCCGTTCACCCGGACGATCCCCGCTATGCCCCCATCATCGGCAAGCTGTGCGAGATCCCGGTGGGGCCGAAGGAACACCGCCGCCAGATCCCGATCATCGCCGACGAATATCCCGATCCCGATTTCGGCTCGGGCGCGGTCAAGATCACCGGCGCGCATGACTTCAACGATTATGGCGTGGCGATCCGCAACGGCATCCCGCTTTACGCGCTGATGGATACCAGGGGCGCCATGCGTGCAGACGGGCTGCCCTATGAGGAGAGCGCCGCCATCGCCACCCGCGCCGCGAAGGGCGAGGATGTCGGCGATGTCTCGGCGGTCAACCTCGTCCCCGAAGAGTTGAATGGAAAGAAATTGCGGGGTCTTGATCGCAAGGATGCCCGCGAACTAGTGGTTAAGGTGATCACCGAAGAGGGGCTGGCTGTCACCGATGCCGAGGGTGCGCCCTTCGTCGAGAACAAGAAGATCATGCAGCCCTTCGGCGACCGCTCTGGCGTGGTCATCGAACCGATGCTGACCGATCAATGGTTCGTGGATACGAAGAAGATCGTGCAGCCCGCGATTGACGCGGTTCGCGAAGGCCGCACCAAGATCCTGCCCGAGCAGCACCAAAAGGTGTATTTCCATTGGCTGGAAAATATCGAGCCATGGACGATCAGCCGGCAACTCTGGTGGGGGCACCAGATACCGGTGTGGTATGGGCCTGACGGAAAAGAGTTTTGCGCACCGAACGCTGACGAAGCAATCAGGCTCGCAAAAGCACATTATGGGAATGATGTTGAAATCGTTGTAACAGACGATGCAATTGAGCAAGCCGGAGCTCGAACGGAACCGTTTCAACTCATTTCGACAGAAGGTGGCGGTTCAACACCCGAACGACTTACCAAACTATCGATCTCGCGAGACCCTGACGTTCTCGACACATGGTTCTCATCTGGTCTCTGGCCCATCGGCACGCTCGGCTGGCCCGAAGACACCGAGGCGCTTCGGAAATATTTTCCGACCGATGTGCTGGTGACGGGCTTTGACATCATCTTCTTCTGGGTCGCCCGGATGATGATGATGCAGCTTGCCATCGTCGAGAAAGAGCCCTTCCACACCGTCTATGTCCACGGGCTGGTACGCGATGAAAAGGGCGCGAAGATGTCCAAGTCCAAGGGCAATGTCATCGACCCGCTGACCCTGATCGACGAATATGGTGCGGATGCCCTGCGCATGACGCTCACCTCCATGGCGGCGATGGGGCGCGATCCGAAACTGGGACCGCGCCATGTCGAGGGCTTCCGCAACTTCGTGACCAAGATCTGGAATGCCACCCGTTTTGCCGAGATGAACGAAGTGCGAGGCGGGGGTGACCGCCCTGACCCGCGCCACACCGTCAACCGCTGGATCATCGGAGAGACCGCCCGCATCCGCATGGCCACCGACGAGGCGCTGGCCAGCTATCGCTTCAACGACGCGGCAAACGGGCTCTATTCCTTTGTCTGGGGCAAGGTCTGCGATTGGTACGTGGAATTCTCCAAGCCGTTGTTCGACGGAGAACATGCCGATGAGACCCGTGCCACGATGGGTTGGGTGCTGGATCAATGCTACCTGATGCTGCATCCGATCATGCCTTTCGTGACCGAGGAACTCTGGTCCCTGACCGGCGAGCGCGACGACATGCTGGCCCATGGCGATTGGCCCGAATACGGTGCCGGATTGATCGACACGGATGCCGATCGCGAGATCAACTGGGTCATATCGCTGATCGAGGAAATCCGCTCGGCCCGCGCCCAGATGGGGGTTCCGGCGGGGGCAAGGCTCGATCTGGTCGTGACCGAGGCCGACGCCACCACCCGTGCCGCGCTGACCGCCAACGCCCCGCTGATCCAGCGCCTGGCCCGCGTCAACGCTCCGCAGGACGGTGTGGCGGGCAAGGGAATGATCGCGGTCGCGGCCCAGGGTGCAAGCTTTGCCCTTCCCATCGGCGATGTTATCGATGCCGCTGCGGAAACGGCGCGGCTGGAAAAGTCATTGGCGAAATCGGGGAAGGATGCCGATGGGTTGCGCAGGCGGTTGGGTAATCCGAAATTCGTGCAAAACGCCGATGCGGATGTGATCGAGGAAACACGCGGCAAGCTTGCCACATTGGATGACGATATCGCCCGGCTGCGTGCCGCATTGGTCCAGTTGGAAGCGATGCGCTGA
- a CDS encoding TRAP transporter substrate-binding protein, whose protein sequence is MRQLLIATCGLALMSGAALADPTGCDDGETVVKFSHVTNSDKHPKGIAAALFAERVNEEMEGQMCVEVYPNSTLYDDDKVLEAMLQGDVHMAAPSLSKFETFTKVFQIYDLPFMFKNIEAVDEFQASEAGTEMKASMERRGLSGLEFWHNGLKQFSANKPLIEPEDASGLKFRVQPSDVLVAMIEQLGASAQPMAFAEVYGALQTGVVDGQENSWSNIYGQKFYEVQDGSTETNHGVLDYLVVASTDWLDGLDADVREQLLTILQEVSAERNAAVNEVDQEARQAILDAGGEIRELTDEQRQAWVDAMKPVWEQFAEGVGQENIDAVQAINEKH, encoded by the coding sequence ATGAGACAATTGTTGATCGCGACCTGTGGATTGGCACTCATGTCGGGGGCGGCGCTGGCCGATCCGACGGGCTGTGACGACGGCGAGACCGTGGTGAAGTTCAGCCATGTGACCAATAGTGACAAGCACCCCAAGGGTATTGCCGCCGCGCTTTTCGCGGAGCGCGTCAATGAAGAGATGGAGGGTCAGATGTGTGTCGAGGTCTATCCGAACTCGACACTCTATGATGACGACAAGGTGCTGGAGGCGATGTTGCAGGGCGACGTGCATATGGCTGCGCCGTCACTGTCGAAATTCGAGACATTCACCAAGGTTTTCCAGATCTACGATCTGCCCTTCATGTTCAAGAACATCGAGGCGGTGGACGAATTCCAGGCGTCCGAAGCAGGGACGGAAATGAAGGCGTCGATGGAACGCCGCGGTCTCTCCGGGCTGGAATTCTGGCATAACGGGTTGAAACAGTTTTCGGCGAACAAGCCGTTGATCGAACCGGAGGATGCAAGCGGCCTGAAATTCCGGGTGCAGCCGTCGGATGTGCTTGTCGCGATGATCGAGCAGCTCGGCGCCTCGGCTCAACCGATGGCCTTTGCCGAGGTTTACGGTGCGTTGCAGACCGGCGTCGTGGACGGGCAGGAGAATTCCTGGTCGAATATCTATGGCCAGAAATTCTACGAGGTGCAGGACGGCTCGACCGAGACGAATCATGGCGTGCTCGATTACCTGGTCGTCGCCTCGACCGATTGGCTGGACGGCCTGGATGCAGATGTGCGCGAACAGTTGCTGACCATCCTTCAGGAGGTATCGGCAGAACGCAATGCCGCCGTCAACGAGGTCGATCAGGAGGCGCGTCAGGCGATTCTGGATGCCGGTGGCGAGATTCGGGAGCTCACCGACGAGCAGCGTCAGGCATGGGTCGATGCGATGAAACCTGTCTGGGAGCAGTTTGCGGAAGGTGTCGGTCAAGAGAATATCGACGCCGTGCAGGCGATCAACGAAAAGCACTGA
- a CDS encoding TRAP transporter small permease yields the protein MSQQYEAHGLWGRIANGLEENLIALILGLMTVITFANVIMRYIFQSSLIWGLEATLALFAWLVLIGMSYAVKINSHLGVDAIINILPPAARRLLALLAGGFCVFYAVLLLKGAWDYWAPFAGMQQTGGRWFPTGFVETRDRAFYTTEQIPMPGVLGWMGDAFNQGEAYEKLPRLVPYFALPLGVALLLFRLLQAMWHIWKGDRAGLIVSHEAEDAIQDLRQMNREE from the coding sequence TTGAGCCAGCAATATGAGGCGCACGGCCTTTGGGGCCGCATTGCCAATGGTCTGGAAGAGAACCTGATTGCGCTCATTCTGGGGCTGATGACAGTGATTACCTTCGCCAATGTCATCATGCGCTACATATTCCAAAGCTCTTTGATCTGGGGGCTGGAAGCCACATTGGCGCTGTTCGCGTGGCTTGTGCTGATCGGTATGTCATATGCCGTCAAGATCAACTCCCACCTAGGGGTGGACGCGATCATAAACATCCTGCCTCCTGCCGCACGCAGGCTGCTGGCACTGTTGGCCGGAGGATTCTGCGTTTTCTACGCAGTACTTTTGCTGAAGGGCGCATGGGACTACTGGGCGCCTTTCGCGGGTATGCAGCAGACCGGAGGGCGGTGGTTTCCGACCGGTTTCGTGGAAACCAGGGATCGGGCCTTCTACACGACCGAACAGATTCCGATGCCTGGCGTTCTCGGTTGGATGGGGGATGCTTTCAACCAAGGAGAGGCATATGAAAAACTACCTCGCCTGGTTCCTTATTTCGCGCTGCCTCTGGGCGTGGCGCTGCTGCTTTTCCGGCTGCTGCAGGCAATGTGGCATATCTGGAAGGGTGATCGCGCCGGGCTGATCGTCAGTCACGAGGCCGAGGACGCGATCCAGGACCTCCGCCAAATGAACCGCGAGGAATAA
- a CDS encoding TRAP transporter large permease, whose translation MDVAILFVLIVGLMLIGVPIAIALGLSSTLFLLLYSDTSLASIAQTLYNSMSGHATLLAIPFFILASSFMSTGGVAQRIIRFSIACVGHLPGGLAIAGVFACMMFAALSGSSPATVIAIGSIVIAAMRQVGYSKDFAAGVICNAGTLGILIPPSIVMVVYASATDVSVGRMFLAGVIPGLLAGGMLMATILGIALWKNMPRGEWLGWCEIWASFKDAFWGLMLIVIIMVGLYGIPGVTNAIFTPTEAAAVASVWAFIVAIFIYRDMGPLRDGETRIPLWKKPQALVTAFFHPGTRNVLLEAGKLTVTLMFIIANALILKHVLTDEQIPQKVAEIMLSAGLGKIMFLVIVNVILLIGGQFMEPSGLLLIVAPLVFPIAIELGVDPIHLGIIMVVNMEIGMITPPVGLNLFVTSGVAGMSMIRVVRAALPFLAVLFVFLVLVTYVPWISTWLPTLMMGPEVIIK comes from the coding sequence ATGGATGTTGCGATCCTTTTCGTTCTGATTGTCGGGTTGATGCTGATCGGTGTTCCGATCGCAATCGCACTTGGCCTCTCTTCGACACTATTCCTGCTTTTGTATTCCGATACGTCACTCGCCTCGATTGCGCAGACGTTGTATAACTCGATGTCGGGTCACGCGACGCTTCTGGCCATCCCATTCTTCATTCTGGCGTCGAGCTTCATGTCCACTGGTGGCGTGGCGCAGCGGATCATCCGCTTTTCCATCGCCTGCGTCGGTCATCTGCCAGGGGGACTGGCCATTGCCGGGGTCTTTGCCTGCATGATGTTCGCGGCCCTGTCCGGTTCCTCGCCCGCAACGGTGATCGCCATTGGCTCGATTGTCATCGCGGCGATGCGGCAGGTCGGCTATTCCAAGGATTTCGCGGCGGGCGTGATTTGTAATGCCGGCACGCTCGGCATCCTGATCCCGCCCTCGATCGTCATGGTCGTCTATGCCAGCGCTACCGATGTGTCGGTTGGCCGGATGTTCCTGGCCGGTGTCATTCCGGGGCTGCTGGCCGGGGGAATGCTGATGGCCACGATCCTGGGCATCGCCTTGTGGAAGAACATGCCACGCGGCGAATGGCTGGGATGGTGCGAAATCTGGGCCAGCTTCAAGGATGCTTTCTGGGGCCTGATGCTGATCGTCATCATCATGGTCGGGCTGTATGGAATCCCCGGCGTGACGAATGCGATCTTCACGCCCACCGAAGCCGCCGCCGTCGCCTCGGTCTGGGCATTCATCGTCGCGATTTTCATCTATCGGGACATGGGGCCTTTGCGCGATGGAGAGACCCGGATCCCGCTGTGGAAAAAGCCGCAGGCACTGGTGACGGCGTTCTTCCATCCCGGCACGCGCAACGTGTTGCTGGAAGCGGGCAAGCTGACCGTCACCTTGATGTTTATCATCGCCAACGCGCTGATCCTCAAGCATGTGCTGACGGATGAACAAATTCCCCAAAAGGTCGCCGAGATCATGTTGAGTGCCGGGTTGGGCAAGATCATGTTCCTCGTGATCGTCAACGTGATCCTGCTGATCGGCGGACAGTTCATGGAACCGTCAGGCCTGCTGCTGATCGTGGCGCCTCTGGTCTTTCCCATCGCAATCGAACTGGGCGTCGATCCGATCCATCTGGGCATCATCATGGTCGTGAACATGGAAATCGGAATGATCACACCGCCGGTCGGGTTGAACCTGTTCGTCACATCCGGCGTGGCGGGGATGTCGATGATCCGCGTGGTGCGCGCGGCTCTGCCCTTCCTGGCGGTGTTGTTCGTATTCCTGGTCCTCGTGACTTATGTCCCATGGATCAGCACTTGGTTGCCCACGCTGATGATGGGGCCGGAGGTGATCATCAAGTGA